From Merismopedia glauca CCAP 1448/3, a single genomic window includes:
- a CDS encoding vWA domain-containing protein translates to MLQQRDYTLIIDKSGSMSLKDQPGNKSRWQAMQESALALASKCEELDPDGITVYLFSGKFKRYDNVTSTKVAQIFHENEPSGRTDLAAVLLDATNNYFQRKTTGKTQINGETILVVTDGEPDDRKAVMKVIIEASRRMDKDEELAISFIQVGNDRDATKFLKILDDELKTAGAKFDIVDTVTMDDMEDMTLTEVLINAITD, encoded by the coding sequence ATGCTACAGCAACGAGACTACACCTTGATTATCGATAAAAGTGGCAGTATGTCCCTCAAAGACCAGCCAGGTAATAAAAGTCGCTGGCAAGCGATGCAAGAATCTGCGTTAGCATTAGCTAGTAAGTGTGAAGAATTAGACCCAGATGGCATTACAGTTTACCTATTTTCGGGCAAGTTTAAACGCTATGACAATGTGACTAGCACTAAAGTTGCTCAGATTTTCCACGAGAATGAACCATCTGGACGTACCGATCTAGCTGCTGTTCTTTTGGATGCAACCAATAACTACTTCCAACGCAAAACCACTGGTAAAACCCAAATCAATGGCGAAACCATCTTAGTAGTTACAGATGGAGAACCAGACGATCGCAAAGCAGTGATGAAGGTAATAATTGAAGCTTCCAGACGGATGGATAAAGATGAAGAATTAGCTATTTCTTTTATTCAAGTTGGTAATGATAGGGATGCGACTAAGTTTCTCAAAATCTTAGATGATGAATTAAAAACGGCTGGCGCGAAGTTTGATATTGTCGATACTGTGACTATGGATGATATGGAAGATATGACTCTGACAGAAGTTTTAATCAATGCTATAACTGACTAA